From the Phyllostomus discolor isolate MPI-MPIP mPhyDis1 chromosome 7, mPhyDis1.pri.v3, whole genome shotgun sequence genome, one window contains:
- the PPM1M gene encoding protein phosphatase 1M isoform X1, which produces MSAGWFRRRFLPGGPLPAPRPPRPRASPVPYRRPRFLRGSVSCPGTTDTPRRPEARPVRCPARGRELPWNAGYAEIINAEKSEFNEDQAACGKLCIRRCETEEDQEWVTLCPEEFLTGHYWALFDGHGGPAAAILAANTLHSCLRRQLEAIAEGLVATQPPMHLSGHCVCPSDPQFVEEKGIRTEDLVIGALESAFQECDEMIGRELEASGQVGGCTALVAVSLQGKLYVANAGDSRAILVQRDEVRPLSSEFTPETERQRIQQLAFVYPELLAGEFTRLEFPRRLKGDDLGQKVLFRDHHMSGWSYKCVEKSDLKYPLIHGQGRQARLLGTLAVSRGLGDHQLRVLDTNIQLKPFLLSVPQVTVLDLDQLELQEEDVIVMATDGLWDVLSNEQVARIVQSFLPGNREDPHRFSELARMLIHSTQGKDNSLTAEGQVSYDDISVFVIPLNSQGQRNSRH; this is translated from the exons ATGTCCGCCGGCTGGTTCCGGCGCCGCTTCCTGCCGGGAGGTCCACTCCCCGCACCACGGCCCCCCAGGCCGcgcgccagccccgtgccctACCGGCGGCCCCGCTTCCTGCGCGGCTCGGTCTCCTGCCCTGGCACAACCGACACCCCACGCCGCCCGGAAGCCCGACCCGTGCGCTGCCCAGCACGGGGCCGCGAGCTGCCTTGGAACGCAGGCTACGCAGA GATCATCAACGCAGAAAAATCTGAGTTCAATGAGGATCAGGCTGCCTGTGGGAAGCTGTGCATCCGTCGATGTGAGACTGAAGAGGACCAGGAGTGGGTGACCTTGTGCCCAGAAGAG TTCCTGACAGGTCATTATTGGGCACTGTTTGATGGGCACGGCGGTCCAGCTGCAGCCATCCTAGCTGCCAACACCCTGCACTCCTGCCTGCGGCGGCAGTTGGAGGCCATAGCAGAGGGCTTGGTGGCCACTCAGCCCCCCATGCACCTCAGTGGCCACTGTGTCTGTCCCAGTGATCCCCAatttgtggaggaaaagggcattAGGACAGAAGACTTGGTGATTGGGGCTCTGGAGAGCGCCTTCCAGGAATGC GATGAGATGATCGGGCGGGAGCTGGAGGCCTCAGGCCAGGTGGGCGGCTGCACAGCCCTGGTGGCTGTGTCCCTACAGGGAAAGCTGTATGTGGCCAATGCCGGAGATAGCAG GGCCATCTTGGTGCAGAGAGATGAGGTACGGCCTCTAAGCTCTGAGTTCACCCCAGAGACTGAGCGACAGCGGATCCAGCAGCTG GCCTTTGTCTACCCTGAGCTTCTGGCTGGTGAATTCACCCGACTGGAGTTCCCTCGGCGACTGAAGGGGGATGACTTGGGGCAGAAGGTTTTGTTCAGGGATCACCACATGAGCGGCTG GAGCTACAAGTGTGTGGAGAAGTCGGATCTCAAGTACCCCCTGATCCATGGACAGGGCAGGCAG GCTCGGTTATTGGGAACACTGGCCGTCTCCCGGGGCCTGGGAGACCATCAGCTCAGAGTCttggacacaaacattcagctcAAGCCCTTCTTGCTCTCTGTCCCACAG GTGACAGTGCTGGATTTGGACCAGTTGGAGCTGCAGGAGGAAGATGTGATTGTCATGGCAACTGATGGGCTCTGGGATGTCTTGTCCAATGAGCAGGTGGCACGAATAGTGCAGAGCTTCCTCCCTGGCAATCGAGAGGATCCACATAG GTTCTCAGAGCTGGCCCGAATGCTGATACACAGCACACAAGGGAAGGACAACAGTCTCACAGCAGAAGGGCAGGTGTCCTACGACGACATTTCTGTGTTCGTGATCCCCCTGAACAGCCAGGGCCAAAGGAACAGTCGCCACTGA
- the PPM1M gene encoding protein phosphatase 1M isoform X2, translating into MSAGWFRRRFLPGGPLPAPRPPRPRASPVPYRRPRFLRGSVSCPGTTDTPRRPEARPVRCPARGRELPWNAGYAEIINAEKSEFNEDQAACGKLCIRRCETEEDQEWVTLCPEEFLTGHYWALFDGHGGPAAAILAANTLHSCLRRQLEAIAEGLVATQPPMHLSGHCVCPSDPQFVEEKGIRTEDLVIGALESAFQECDEMIGRELEASGQVGGCTALVAVSLQGKLYVANAGDSRAILVQRDEVRPLSSEFTPETERQRIQQLAFVYPELLAGEFTRLEFPRRLKGDDLGQKVLFRDHHMSGWSYKCVEKSDLKYPLIHGQGRQVTVLDLDQLELQEEDVIVMATDGLWDVLSNEQVARIVQSFLPGNREDPHRFSELARMLIHSTQGKDNSLTAEGQVSYDDISVFVIPLNSQGQRNSRH; encoded by the exons ATGTCCGCCGGCTGGTTCCGGCGCCGCTTCCTGCCGGGAGGTCCACTCCCCGCACCACGGCCCCCCAGGCCGcgcgccagccccgtgccctACCGGCGGCCCCGCTTCCTGCGCGGCTCGGTCTCCTGCCCTGGCACAACCGACACCCCACGCCGCCCGGAAGCCCGACCCGTGCGCTGCCCAGCACGGGGCCGCGAGCTGCCTTGGAACGCAGGCTACGCAGA GATCATCAACGCAGAAAAATCTGAGTTCAATGAGGATCAGGCTGCCTGTGGGAAGCTGTGCATCCGTCGATGTGAGACTGAAGAGGACCAGGAGTGGGTGACCTTGTGCCCAGAAGAG TTCCTGACAGGTCATTATTGGGCACTGTTTGATGGGCACGGCGGTCCAGCTGCAGCCATCCTAGCTGCCAACACCCTGCACTCCTGCCTGCGGCGGCAGTTGGAGGCCATAGCAGAGGGCTTGGTGGCCACTCAGCCCCCCATGCACCTCAGTGGCCACTGTGTCTGTCCCAGTGATCCCCAatttgtggaggaaaagggcattAGGACAGAAGACTTGGTGATTGGGGCTCTGGAGAGCGCCTTCCAGGAATGC GATGAGATGATCGGGCGGGAGCTGGAGGCCTCAGGCCAGGTGGGCGGCTGCACAGCCCTGGTGGCTGTGTCCCTACAGGGAAAGCTGTATGTGGCCAATGCCGGAGATAGCAG GGCCATCTTGGTGCAGAGAGATGAGGTACGGCCTCTAAGCTCTGAGTTCACCCCAGAGACTGAGCGACAGCGGATCCAGCAGCTG GCCTTTGTCTACCCTGAGCTTCTGGCTGGTGAATTCACCCGACTGGAGTTCCCTCGGCGACTGAAGGGGGATGACTTGGGGCAGAAGGTTTTGTTCAGGGATCACCACATGAGCGGCTG GAGCTACAAGTGTGTGGAGAAGTCGGATCTCAAGTACCCCCTGATCCATGGACAGGGCAGGCAG GTGACAGTGCTGGATTTGGACCAGTTGGAGCTGCAGGAGGAAGATGTGATTGTCATGGCAACTGATGGGCTCTGGGATGTCTTGTCCAATGAGCAGGTGGCACGAATAGTGCAGAGCTTCCTCCCTGGCAATCGAGAGGATCCACATAG GTTCTCAGAGCTGGCCCGAATGCTGATACACAGCACACAAGGGAAGGACAACAGTCTCACAGCAGAAGGGCAGGTGTCCTACGACGACATTTCTGTGTTCGTGATCCCCCTGAACAGCCAGGGCCAAAGGAACAGTCGCCACTGA
- the PPM1M gene encoding protein phosphatase 1M isoform X3 translates to MHLSGHCVCPSDPQFVEEKGIRTEDLVIGALESAFQECDEMIGRELEASGQVGGCTALVAVSLQGKLYVANAGDSRAILVQRDEVRPLSSEFTPETERQRIQQLAFVYPELLAGEFTRLEFPRRLKGDDLGQKVLFRDHHMSGWSYKCVEKSDLKYPLIHGQGRQARLLGTLAVSRGLGDHQLRVLDTNIQLKPFLLSVPQVTVLDLDQLELQEEDVIVMATDGLWDVLSNEQVARIVQSFLPGNREDPHRFSELARMLIHSTQGKDNSLTAEGQVSYDDISVFVIPLNSQGQRNSRH, encoded by the exons ATGCACCTCAGTGGCCACTGTGTCTGTCCCAGTGATCCCCAatttgtggaggaaaagggcattAGGACAGAAGACTTGGTGATTGGGGCTCTGGAGAGCGCCTTCCAGGAATGC GATGAGATGATCGGGCGGGAGCTGGAGGCCTCAGGCCAGGTGGGCGGCTGCACAGCCCTGGTGGCTGTGTCCCTACAGGGAAAGCTGTATGTGGCCAATGCCGGAGATAGCAG GGCCATCTTGGTGCAGAGAGATGAGGTACGGCCTCTAAGCTCTGAGTTCACCCCAGAGACTGAGCGACAGCGGATCCAGCAGCTG GCCTTTGTCTACCCTGAGCTTCTGGCTGGTGAATTCACCCGACTGGAGTTCCCTCGGCGACTGAAGGGGGATGACTTGGGGCAGAAGGTTTTGTTCAGGGATCACCACATGAGCGGCTG GAGCTACAAGTGTGTGGAGAAGTCGGATCTCAAGTACCCCCTGATCCATGGACAGGGCAGGCAG GCTCGGTTATTGGGAACACTGGCCGTCTCCCGGGGCCTGGGAGACCATCAGCTCAGAGTCttggacacaaacattcagctcAAGCCCTTCTTGCTCTCTGTCCCACAG GTGACAGTGCTGGATTTGGACCAGTTGGAGCTGCAGGAGGAAGATGTGATTGTCATGGCAACTGATGGGCTCTGGGATGTCTTGTCCAATGAGCAGGTGGCACGAATAGTGCAGAGCTTCCTCCCTGGCAATCGAGAGGATCCACATAG GTTCTCAGAGCTGGCCCGAATGCTGATACACAGCACACAAGGGAAGGACAACAGTCTCACAGCAGAAGGGCAGGTGTCCTACGACGACATTTCTGTGTTCGTGATCCCCCTGAACAGCCAGGGCCAAAGGAACAGTCGCCACTGA